Genomic DNA from Caloenas nicobarica isolate bCalNic1 chromosome 3, bCalNic1.hap1, whole genome shotgun sequence:
TTAGTACTGGCTGCTGGTCAGATTCCTGAAATATCAGCAACACCATAACAAAGACTACTAGTTCTAGCAGAAACAGCTCTTAAAGTTGTTGTGTCCTAGATACAGTAAAAGTACCAAGAGATGATTAAAAACTGACccagaataaaatttttaaaaaatctgttttgtgtaaaaaataaaggaaacaacgaagaacaaaacaaaaaccccaacacaaatgaaaacacaggtCTAAATCCTCCACTGGGGTAAATCTGTAGGAGTCCCTTGGCTGTAGCACTAAGCCAGGGTAAGGCAGCTGAGAATGTGGCGCTTgcttctgaggggaaaaaaaagctcacaATGTGCAACTTTCACAGATACCCATACACATCGCAGTTCACCATTCACATTTCTTTCAACAAAGTGTATAAAAATgaaggggagcaggggaggtgGAAGGCTGGGATTTTTCTTTAGTATACATTTCCAAAAGTTATGAAAGTTACAATACGATAaatgctggaaaacagaaagactCAAAGGATTTCAGTTTGGCAGATCAACAAAAAACTGTGGTTGGAGATCAAATTTGTTTCATTCAGTCTttggcaataaaaataaatctttgctgAACTGCAGCCAAAGTATCACATGATGAGGCATTTATACCACAGCTTTTTATTAGCATgaaatttcaagaaaatttCAGAGTATAAATTACAGGTAATGAGATAAGGGGAGGGTAATCAAACTCTCTAAACAACACTTTAATTGCAATAGAGAAAATACAGTAGATGTATTTCTTTAATATGAATAATAAAGTGAGTAACTTCAAAAGGCCACTATTTGGTAATGTGGACAGGTTCAATATCTAAGTAAAATCCTGTAAAAGTGTATTGGTATTAGAAATTGTCTacttgcaaaaatatattttaaaactgaagctgTTTTTGAACAGTATAGGCCATGGAATATTGCAGGATCACTCAGGTTGCCTGGTCCAGTGCTCTGAGCAGTTCACTGCCCTGCAGAAGTGTAGAGCTGCCCAAAACGGGGACGTTCACCTCACAGTCGTATCTCGTCAACTCGGGCAACAAGTAGGGTTCAAAGGAGGGTCCCAGCAGCCGACTGGTCATACCTGGAAAAGATGAGTGAAGTCAGTCATGGTGCTGAGACCAGAGGCAGGacttctctcctccctcttctgtTTACACCAGTTatcatttcattttgtgtttttgtcAATATGCCTCAAACCACCAGCAGTTACAGTTTCAGAGCAAACCTCTGCATTGCTCTGCCTTGAATGTTTGCAAGTGGGTCACACAGACAGCTGCAGTTTTTCACCTCCACCCCCAATTTAGATTGTTCTCAGAAAAATCATATTGGTGCAGACGAGGAAAGCTGTAGTAAACAACAGAGTTTCTAAATTGACATCCCCTCCCCTTGTATGTTAAAAAGGACATATATTTGTCTCCtttaattacttattttaaCTTTTAGAAGGCATGTGTTCAGACTCTAACCTATGAACCTCCCATATCAATGCTGCAGTGAAGTTGTTTAGTACAATTTAATCAATTCTACATCACAAGACAAGAGTACAGACAGAGGATGACTGGACCTCCAAGCTAAAATGTATTAAGTTTAATTGAAATTAAGggcaaaaaaaatttttcctcatGTATTACAAACATAAACATTAAAGTTTCACACTAAACaacaaaactaatttttcatTCTATGAAGCAATACATATTTGATTCTTGGTTTATCAGCCTCCtccctatttttttaaaaagttttctttcacGGAATCAGTACTGGAATGAAATACCAACATTTTCCAATTTCTGTATTTGACAGCTCTTACCTGACGCTTTATGAGCTGGCTGGACACTATAGTCCTGATAATGGGAACTGTAAAACGAAGGGGGAAATGCTCCTGCTTTCAAATTCTCACCAGGACTGCCACAGGTGGGTGGTggttgctgttgctgctgcagttGATTCATTGTTTGGCTCAGACCTCTCGAGTTACAGACAAATTCATCTGATTTACattgtagggaaaaaaaaaccccaaacttaaATTAAAACGGTGTAACAATTATAGTAGGTAATACTAATTCAAAGCAAAGCGGTCCTCAGTGTGATGGCCACACGGTGTGTGCATACCCACATCTTGTCACAAAGGAAGTCCAGAAACAGCACTAGCTCTAGAAGTAGCATGGCACCCCAGATATACTTGTGTAAGGAAACACATACAATAGAGAGAAAGTTAGTTCTAGCTCTGAGACGTCTCACCTTGGATCAGCATGATGTGTAAACTACCTCCAAAGCAAGGGTGTGAACATACATAAAACCATCTACCTTGTAGCTATCAAATGTACCTTAAGTTGTTCAGCTCTTATTGATACCTAATCCTTAATTTTGGCTTAATGTGATATTGACAGAGGTTATTTACACTTCCTTTTGAAGgagtttctgtttctgttcaaCCTGTCTTAAAATTGTGTTTCAATACTTAACATTGCAAAACCACTTTCGTCTTACCAGTAAGAATACTTGTGCTGAGAGCCTTCTTTTCTGTAACCAAGGAACAGTTTTCCCCTTTGAGAAACTTCATTCTCTTCCACATTAGGTGTGATGGGTTTATGACAGATGGATCTCCCTAGaatgtgaagaaaagcaaaacaaataattacACCGATGACCACAGTGAGTTCAAAGTTGTGAAGGGGATGCACTTCTTATGATTACCCCACTCAGCTGTTGCAATGCCTGTTCTTCATAATCTAGTTGTCGCTTCAGTTTCAAACTGTTAGACAGTGCAATTCTTGCCGGGTTTATATCTATGCCTCGTTGCCCAAAGGCATCCAGGGGCCTGTGGAGAAAAGATCTCTGGGTGAGTGAGCAGGGAGGCAAATCTAaaccatgttttcttttatacagATCCTTCTTTTATTTAAGGTGTCTGACACAGGACAGTGGACAGACCtcaaacaaatgtttttatttccatttcttagTCATCCTACAAACTTTGGAAACTTTGGACTTTTGGGATCAACGACTAACGAAAATCTGGCATAAAAAGCCTCTAGGAATCTCCAGACAGAAGTAGAAATGCCGTGGAAAAGAAAGTAATGTGATTTTTAAGGATAGGATTTTGAGAGCCATGCCTGTCCCTTTGCATCCTAAACATGAACACACAGGATTGCTGTTTGGGGACAAACTCTCTCTTTCCTGATGCACATTCAGACATATTTCTGTCAACAAGAAGAAATCCCAGAAAGCAAACTGTAGGTAAAATGCAGAGCTTCATGGTTTAAAATGACCATTCCTATTTCACATACATCCTCAATGTTTTAGCATGACCAACACTGAAGACCCACACTGCGTGCTACCCAAGAGCTACACAGAAACTTGTAGCTATGATAGGAAACTTCTAGGACTGTAGCCTCTGATCTACATCTCATCTCATGCTGTTCACACATGTAAGAAAGTGATCAAGGCAAAAAAAGGGCTGTAGAAAAGAAGTCCCTGTAATTTCAAATCttaaatgtaatatttacaTGTACCACAGTAAATGTTCTTTtatccctccttttcccctgttttctgttgtgcaaaaaatcagtgcaaaataagaaattatgcATGGGTCCTAGCTTACTGCTGGACCAGTAAGCCTTTTCAGAACTTGTTTACAACTGCATAAAGTCAAGCAGGCTTCTCAAAATTACTTGGGTCATCTTTGCCTGACCAGCAGGAAATTCATTCATGCATCCTTACGAGCAGCAAAAAATTAGCATCCTTCTGCTTCCCCTATAGGCTGACTGCCACTGGGAGAGTACCACACTAATTTCCCCAAAAGTGCAGTCTGATGCTTATCACAACAACTATTCCAGCTGAATTGAGGAAACAATAATATTTCAATAGTATGACTCCCGCCTATGCCCAAAATTCTTTTCTGAGTAAAATACATAGTTATACCCCCAAAAACTCTTACCTTTTTTTATATATGGGCATGCTGCGAGAATGTATTGGTGGCCCTGAAGGGGAACTCGATAGGGATCCTGAGTATTTATCCATGAGTCTCCATTTAGCAGGAACATATTCTAATGGAGGATCAGGTGGCCACTGGGTGTTTGGTCTTCCTCCCATCGAAGACAGGGGAGTGCTGGCTTGGTGATGGTACGGCAGCAGCGATGACCTATTCACATTGTTGAAGAACACTGATGACAGGGACCCGTGACCAGGgttcatgtttttatttgataCCTGTGGGCAATATTTCTCTGGGGGGAACTGATTCTGTGAAGCAGAAGCAAGGGGTTGGAAGATGGAACTCATGCTACTTAGACTCTGCTGGGTATTTTGTGCGCTTTCAGAGACAGGACGTTCTTCTTGGCAGATTGGGCTGAGCTGGAAATCTTCTCCATCCATAGGAATGTAAGGAGCCAAGGTTTCAAGGTCCAGTTCATTGAAGTCGGTctgcacaaaaataaagttGATAAAGAAACTAGAAGTTAGTAATAGTTGTGGCAGTTAGCGTGATTTGAAACACTAGTAGATGTGAAGCTGAAAAATCACTGCATGCCCAATTTACCTACATGAAACTGGCCAGCACCTATTTAAAGATGTCTTATTTCTATGACTAGCATACATGTTTGTCATATCATCAGCAGCAAagtacaacaaaaaaaagaagaaaaaaaacctctcagatAAGCAGTATTTGCTAAAGCAGCTTGCATGCAGCCTGCAGCACCACTGTGATTAGAACTAGATCTTGTTTCATTGAGCTTTGAATAACATGTCTGCCAGGACTCTACATGTAGTATGTAGTTCAACCTCAGGCTTTTTCATgctaaaatagaaaatacagctttctCATAATCCagctacatgaaaaaaaaaatgcatctaaaaatgcaaaagtttaaaaaagtgTAGCTGGAAGGACCCCATTGCACTTAAATCtgtactttttatttccatggAGAGCTAGTcatatttaaattcatttctCTTGGTGTTTGACCAGAGCTGAACAGAAGATGAAATGAATGTTGGGCCACTGGTCAGCTCATGACAGGGACACTTTTCTAACACTCATTTTTCTCACCAGACAAACCTGCTGATGTGGCGGGACACACCTTAGCAAGCACATGCTGAGTCTGACAAAACCGAAGTTTGCACACGTCAAGTCTTGCACTGAGTTTGATCTTGCTCCACATCTTCCTCCTATCTGTCCACTCTTTTTATTGTTCTCGGTGCTGTTTCTATGTCCAAACTTAGATTAAATTTCTTCAGGATATGGACTACAGCCTACCTGTATCTTACTCAATCTGCAAATTGGACTGGCAAATTGAAGCACCTCATTTGGGCCTCAGTCCCCCCAAACTTTCTATAGGATTAATTGAAGGACATGAGTATAAGGTCTGAGCTTCCAGCCAGCAATGCCTGTTCCTTTCTCTTAACTATTGAGAAATACAAGCTCTTAACAATGGCATTTCAATTAAGTACTTAAAATTAGGTAGGCTGAATCAGGcctctgctttctattcacttGATGTAATACTACAATAGTGGAGAACTAAGAAAGTTATTTATAGAGGAATTTTCTACACTTACACCCTGGTTAGAGTGCAGGAGACTGACACTTTATGTTACTTCATGTGCAAGTAATTGTCACATTTCTCTGAAATCCTCCAAGAGAAATATATCCAAAAtgacagttttcattttgtagtTAAAGGAGGCATGTATTATGAGGGGTATTTCTTTCTCACATTGAGGTTTTGCAAGAATtagtttatttatattttgttctaGAAAGGATATTTACTTGCTAGTTATTAGgccagatttaaaaaaaaaaaatgctgctgcttataTTCCTTATCCAGTCTACAGAAGCTTCCAAATCGTGAAagctctctgctgcttctttcttcttagCAGTGCCAGCACAGTGACACCCTAAGACACTTGCTTCAGAGAGTTAGGGGGAGAAACTTACACCCCAGCTTTTGAAAGTGTATATTTTTGTTAGTGTTGTGCATCAAAGTTTTGGTGTACATGTGCAAATGCAGTTTGCATGTATGTTACTATACCTGCACATACAGCAGACATCTGTACTATCTGCTAGCAGGGGACTGATTTTTACGGCTTTGGGAAGAGTAGTTCCTTACCTGGGAGTTGCACTGATTTTTTGATTCTGTGTCCATGGCAAAGAGTTTTTCAATCACCTCAATCTTAAAATCTTCATCCACAGAACTGTAATAATCTCCTGGGCTGCTTGGCTGCACAGAAATAAGAATTTGGTATAAGCAGCAAGACAATGCCAGTATTGGGTTAGCATCATGCAGTTTATCCTTTGCCATTCAGTAACAGATCCTTCCTGTGATACCAGGCTGTACATATAGTGTCCTCAGAACCCAAACTGTCCATTTCTATCATATGCTTTTCTCCAACAATGATTACTTGTCATTACAATGAGTAATCTCCAACAGTGATTACTTGTCATTACAAAATTTGACAGTTATACTGATTAACAAAGGCACTCAATACAGGAACCTGGTTGTCATCTTAGTTTAAATGTTCTgtgtgttgtggtggtggtgggttgttgttgtttgtttgtttgtttatttgtttgttttggcaacTGGGAGCAGCACCATGAGATGTACACTACTAAATACTTGTGCCAAGAAGGGAGATGCTTAGCACTACCTCAGTGTCtttactaaaattaaaattggaCATCGTCTAGTCAAAAGCTGGCTAAGAGTGGCTCCAGCTCTTGGGGGCAATGCCCTGAAAGCACATTCATTCTTTCAGTGAGGAACTCCATGAagctgctttcaagcctgagTTGCATAAAGTTTCTGGACTGGAGCCTACAGCTTCCAGTTAACAAACAGAAAGAGGCCATATGGGTCTGGGGCAATGCTTCTAGTGCCACACCATTTTTCAttggatttttatttaagaCTCACTCCATGAAAGGTGGTAGCATGTTCTTCTACTGGTCGTTTTTATAGGTTATAGTAATTACTGAGGGACAGCTGGGAGAAAATGAGGATTGCAATGTAGAGACAGGATGCAGGTCCCATTTGATGTTTTTGCTATTGATGCTTAAGATAAATGCAGTACAGGAAGGACATTAGATACACTGGGCCTTGTTAATAAGCAATGAGACTGCCAACATGAAAACATCATCTACATATATTGATGGGACTTACATACAAAACACAGCATgcgtttttttttaaaaagctcctCTTACCGTGGAACAGCTACTGTTGCTGCTTGCGCTTGGAGTACTGCTGCCAGGTGCAATCTGAGGCATTGTAAAGGACGGTATTGTCAGTGTTTCACCTTGAGCAGCGTGACTTTTCCCTTCCGCTGGCCACGCTTTGTTTGGTGTCAAAACAGCAGTGGTGAAGGCAGGGGCTTCCTCAAACTTCTGTGTCCCTGCATGGAGGTCTAACAATATTAATGGACACTTTTAGGTTGCGCTGTGTTATGATATAATTGCAGCTATTCATTGAAAGTAAACACTGCTCCTAGTTGCCATGACAATAAGTTGGCATAGACTTAATGCATGTTGTTTAGTCAGCAAGAAAGCCTGATTCTGCTCTCATTCACAGAAATTTTCCACTGGTGTGAGCACATGGGCTCTTACAGCCATTACTCCTGATTTGTACACACTGCAAACAGACCTTGTCTGTTAAGCTCCTAAATGGAAGCTCAGACATGGTTCTTTGTTgcacaaaaattatttatacaaaTACTAACCAAAATCCAGGGAAATAATGGCATCGCCCggtgttggtgccagctgaGCAAGTTCCTCTGGTTCCTCCTTTAACTTCGTAAACAAGAAGTCACTCTTCTCTGTGCTGGGGATGCCACTCTCGTAGGCGGTGCTCATCGTCAGCAGGTGAGGCTTGAAGAGCGATTCCGTTTGGTCCATGGAGAACACAATGTCGTTCTTCTCAATTTCACTGGCAAGAAAATGAGTTTTAGGTATTTTTCACtctaaaaaaatccaagaagaTAGAGTAATGTAGGCAGCACAAACTCTCTAAAGCTGGGGCCCACAGGAGCGTTTCGGCCACTCGGTGGCAAGCCAGGCTCCCGCCAGGCGAGGCACCGTTCCAGCGTTGCTGAGCACCACCAGCTCAGATGACGCAGAGAGCGTGGTCAGGATTTCTGTGGGAATACTCTGGGCTTTGTTGCTCTGCTTTGTAAAGGGATGTAGCTGAGGTTATAATGACCCAGACTATCACTCAAATAAGTATTTCCTATTTTAGCCCCATCTAGGACCAAAAATACTTGAGTTTTGCCAAACAGAGGCAAAACTCCTGATTGGTTCTGATTTTTGAGGCAGAAAACAGCTTCTCTTAGCAACAAAAGAGACAATCACtacttaattttttctctctgtcacagcattagaaaaacaaaacatgttaGCAGTTGTGTTACACAATAAAATCAGTGCAGGCTTTATACTCTATCAGCACAGCAGCCactctgcagaagagaaaggcTGTGGTGTATTTCAACAGCGTGTATGGGAACGGGCATGCCGCATTTTTCACTGATGTCTAAAAGCAGTAAACAAGACTGAACAAACATGACTAAACTGATTTCAGAATAACAACACTGAATAAATAGACCCTTCAAAAGTTCTTCTGATTATTGCGTTTCTTCCAACACATAAATACATGCATGCTTTTTCTGTCCCCTAGGACTTACCTCAGCACGTAGTTGACGCAGACGATACACTGAGGCTGCAGGTTGCGAGTGTTGTAAATCACCGTCCCTTGAGTCTCCAGCCATACGTATCCACCATGCTTGGCGAGCATTCGGTACTGCCCCGTCACTACTTGACCTTTTGTACACACTGAGAAAACGGGGCAGAGAGAGATAAATAATGTGGCAGGACAGGAACACACAATATATAatgcttgttttaaataaacCCGCTTCTGAGTTTTCATTATGCAAAACCGTACTAAGGCATTTATTAGCAAGGATGCTTAACTTTGTGAAGATTCAGCCATTTGAAATATAAAAGGGGCTGTTCATTTGAGGTTTTCTCTCCAGATTGGAAATTTGAGCTCTTGAAATGGTCTGAGTATTCAGATCAgactgtgagatttttttttttttaatttaatataagATCCTCAAAATAATGCCTGGTAACGGCATGTTCCATGAGAGTCCCTGTCCTAGAAGTGCTTCAGTTTGGACTCCCAAGTTGATCTGTAGAAAAGTGAATTCATTCAGTAAACTGTTTAACAGGTTCCTTATTTAGGTGCTGGATAACGCAAAGACTCAGATTTAAAAGCtattctcacaaaaaaaaatttaaaaaaatctcatggtTTAAATCTATACCTATCTCTTTATACCTTAGAGTGAGGAGCTGGTGATATTAACGAGAAGAAATGTCACTCTTaaaaaggtaaatgggactgTTTTGCctatgagaaaaataaagctgaactACTGTACTTCTCTGTCTGCTGGAACTGAGCTATTCCTCTGCAATAGCTTGAAATTAGCAGCCTAGAAGGAACCAAGACCCAT
This window encodes:
- the EPAS1 gene encoding endothelial PAS domain-containing protein 1 isoform X1, coding for MTADKEKKRSSSERRKEKSRDAARCRRSKETEVFYELAHELPLPHNISSHLDKASIMRLAISFLRTHKLLSSVCADNENELEADQQMDNLYLKALEGFIAVVTQDGDMIFLSENVNKYMGLTQVELTGHSIFDFTHPCDHEEIRENLSLKNVLGLSSTNCSSTVHASLMVSAGPGFGKKSKEMSTERDFFMRMKCTVTNRGRTVNLKSATWKVLHCTGQVKVYNTCPPHTLCGYKEPLLTCLIIMCEPIQHPSNIDIPLDSKTFLSRHSMDMKFTYCDDRITELIGYHPEELLGRSAYEFYHALDSESMTKSHQNLCTKGQVVTGQYRMLAKHGGYVWLETQGTVIYNTRNLQPQCIVCVNYVLSEIEKNDIVFSMDQTESLFKPHLLTMSTAYESGIPSTEKSDFLFTKLKEEPEELAQLAPTPGDAIISLDFDLHAGTQKFEEAPAFTTAVLTPNKAWPAEGKSHAAQGETLTIPSFTMPQIAPGSSTPSASSNSSCSTPSSPGDYYSSVDEDFKIEVIEKLFAMDTESKNQCNSQTDFNELDLETLAPYIPMDGEDFQLSPICQEERPVSESAQNTQQSLSSMSSIFQPLASASQNQFPPEKYCPQVSNKNMNPGHGSLSSVFFNNVNRSSLLPYHHQASTPLSSMGGRPNTQWPPDPPLEYVPAKWRLMDKYSGSLSSSPSGPPIHSRSMPIYKKRPLDAFGQRGIDINPARIALSNSLKLKRQLDYEEQALQQLSGGDPSVINPSHLMWKRMKFLKGENCSLVTEKKALSTSILTDEFVCNSRGLSQTMNQLQQQQQPPPTCGSPGENLKAGAFPPSFYSSHYQDYSVQPAHKASGMTSRLLGPSFEPYLLPELTRYDCEVNVPVLGSSTLLQGSELLRALDQAT
- the EPAS1 gene encoding endothelial PAS domain-containing protein 1 isoform X2, which codes for MTADKEKKRSSSERRKEKSRDAARCRRSKETEVFYELAHELPLPHNISSHLDKASIMRLAISFLRTHKLLSSVCADNENELEADQQMDNLYLKALEGFIAVVTQDGDMIFLSENVNKYMGLTQVELTGHSIFDFTHPCDHEEIRENLSLKNGPGFGKKSKEMSTERDFFMRMKCTVTNRGRTVNLKSATWKVLHCTGQVKVYNTCPPHTLCGYKEPLLTCLIIMCEPIQHPSNIDIPLDSKTFLSRHSMDMKFTYCDDRITELIGYHPEELLGRSAYEFYHALDSESMTKSHQNLCTKGQVVTGQYRMLAKHGGYVWLETQGTVIYNTRNLQPQCIVCVNYVLSEIEKNDIVFSMDQTESLFKPHLLTMSTAYESGIPSTEKSDFLFTKLKEEPEELAQLAPTPGDAIISLDFDLHAGTQKFEEAPAFTTAVLTPNKAWPAEGKSHAAQGETLTIPSFTMPQIAPGSSTPSASSNSSCSTPSSPGDYYSSVDEDFKIEVIEKLFAMDTESKNQCNSQTDFNELDLETLAPYIPMDGEDFQLSPICQEERPVSESAQNTQQSLSSMSSIFQPLASASQNQFPPEKYCPQVSNKNMNPGHGSLSSVFFNNVNRSSLLPYHHQASTPLSSMGGRPNTQWPPDPPLEYVPAKWRLMDKYSGSLSSSPSGPPIHSRSMPIYKKRPLDAFGQRGIDINPARIALSNSLKLKRQLDYEEQALQQLSGGDPSVINPSHLMWKRMKFLKGENCSLVTEKKALSTSILTDEFVCNSRGLSQTMNQLQQQQQPPPTCGSPGENLKAGAFPPSFYSSHYQDYSVQPAHKASGMTSRLLGPSFEPYLLPELTRYDCEVNVPVLGSSTLLQGSELLRALDQAT